The Leptolyngbya sp. CCY15150 genome contains a region encoding:
- a CDS encoding M23 family metallopeptidase, with amino-acid sequence MKLTTLGTTFFKAKPVQSTQLSDTDKTAIAANTTLDIVAYTEEADHFNVQLAAALQGRDRWYVYAPHVRIVDAAAPPKLKLQVIDSTLLKLKPIQGSELADTEKAALRGGVELGLLEYNENEMNHYQVKLAEAIQGQDTWYVYVPHVRVLGQDGKPVIVQRAAMGIPSDTGWAWPMKGTSCGPKCEFGFARGRLHAGVDIGGYTPDECYAASDGVVKTVKNDTSGAEGRAIYIQRADGWQHVYFHMRSIAVKPGQAVKRGQLIGIRGGSGFDGEGREIDGGGYSIHLHFEIRKPDGEPVDPRTILPKDNSCP; translated from the coding sequence ATGAAACTGACGACGCTTGGCACTACGTTTTTCAAAGCTAAACCGGTTCAATCAACCCAGCTATCCGACACAGACAAGACGGCGATCGCTGCCAATACCACCCTCGACATTGTTGCCTATACCGAAGAAGCGGATCACTTCAACGTCCAGCTGGCGGCGGCTCTCCAGGGGCGCGATCGCTGGTATGTCTACGCCCCCCACGTTCGGATTGTGGATGCTGCCGCACCGCCGAAACTCAAGCTGCAGGTGATCGACAGTACGCTACTCAAGCTCAAGCCCATTCAGGGATCGGAGCTAGCCGACACCGAAAAGGCTGCCCTGCGTGGAGGCGTCGAACTTGGTCTGCTGGAGTACAACGAAAACGAGATGAACCATTACCAGGTGAAGCTTGCCGAAGCGATCCAGGGGCAAGATACCTGGTATGTCTATGTGCCCCATGTGCGCGTGCTTGGGCAAGATGGCAAACCGGTGATTGTCCAGCGGGCGGCCATGGGCATTCCCTCCGACACCGGCTGGGCTTGGCCGATGAAGGGCACAAGCTGCGGCCCCAAGTGTGAATTTGGATTTGCCCGCGGACGCCTCCATGCGGGCGTAGACATTGGCGGCTACACCCCAGACGAATGCTACGCGGCCAGCGATGGAGTCGTTAAAACCGTCAAAAATGACACCTCCGGGGCGGAGGGACGCGCCATTTACATCCAGCGAGCGGATGGTTGGCAGCATGTCTACTTCCACATGCGCTCCATTGCTGTAAAGCCGGGGCAAGCCGTGAAGCGCGGTCAATTGATTGGCATCCGGGGCGGGTCGGGATTCGACGGCGAAGGGCGCGAGATCGACGGCGGCGGCTATTCCATTCACCTACATTTTGAAATCCGTAAGCCGGATGGGGAGCCGGTCGATCCACGGACTATCTTGCCTAAGGACAATAGCTGCCCCTAG
- a CDS encoding M23 family metallopeptidase, translating to MTQRRSFQSVSSSLIQWTPQRVGAACLIGGASLLVHSAAIAQTAADLDPGLELDYSTEVQEVPSANDLLDSVPMPAERPVSEAPQPVYSNTPDVMFEDNGADVSAPMSVDDLMQSPPSLAGSDIDTANDYNLGATYAPDQVGSVVLSERSTGCQTTLERGQDLASLCAPSASSSGQSVNLGPVSVGPDGVSLNPIPSFDNFYNVTTRPISQPSNGDRSLLFPLSIPAPITSLFGWRQHPIFGDARFHSGIDLGAPMGAPVVAAFSGQVVTAEFLQGYGLTVVLTHNDGTQETLYAHLSEIFVKPGDTVAQGDVVGRVGSTGNSTGPHLHFEVRELENGTWVTLNPAGSLQVALNNFVNGFDGLQVAQTWSKTGLQAGLARSEKHHEIWMPLAVQVGMFAPVPQKPDLIPPEQMERVVVSKSIPGSEAMVSSDRPELSPELIVSDRSDDR from the coding sequence ATGACTCAGCGACGTTCTTTTCAGTCTGTTTCATCTAGCCTGATTCAATGGACTCCCCAGCGCGTGGGTGCCGCTTGCCTCATTGGCGGGGCAAGTCTTTTGGTCCACAGTGCAGCGATCGCCCAAACCGCTGCTGATCTCGATCCAGGCCTGGAGCTTGATTATTCCACCGAGGTGCAAGAGGTTCCTTCGGCCAACGATCTGCTAGACTCTGTGCCCATGCCGGCTGAGCGCCCCGTCTCCGAAGCGCCTCAACCTGTCTACTCCAACACTCCGGATGTCATGTTTGAGGACAATGGAGCTGATGTGTCAGCGCCCATGTCGGTTGATGACCTGATGCAAAGCCCACCTAGCTTGGCTGGCAGTGATATTGACACCGCCAATGACTACAACCTCGGCGCAACCTACGCCCCTGACCAGGTTGGCTCTGTTGTTCTATCCGAGCGCTCCACCGGCTGCCAAACGACCCTAGAACGCGGGCAAGACTTAGCGTCTCTATGTGCGCCGTCGGCTAGCAGCAGCGGGCAGTCGGTCAACCTTGGCCCCGTTTCAGTCGGGCCAGACGGCGTCAGCCTCAACCCCATCCCATCCTTCGACAACTTTTACAACGTTACGACTCGCCCCATCAGCCAGCCTAGCAATGGCGATCGCAGCCTGCTTTTCCCCCTTTCCATTCCAGCTCCCATTACCTCCCTCTTTGGCTGGCGGCAGCATCCCATCTTCGGCGATGCTCGCTTCCACTCAGGGATTGACCTAGGAGCGCCCATGGGAGCGCCGGTGGTGGCAGCCTTTAGTGGACAAGTGGTCACCGCTGAGTTTCTTCAAGGCTATGGGTTGACCGTCGTTTTGACGCACAACGACGGCACCCAGGAAACCCTCTATGCCCACCTATCCGAAATCTTTGTGAAGCCGGGCGATACGGTGGCCCAGGGTGATGTGGTGGGACGGGTTGGCAGCACCGGCAACTCCACCGGCCCTCACCTGCACTTTGAAGTACGCGAGCTAGAAAACGGTACTTGGGTCACCCTCAACCCAGCAGGATCGTTACAAGTCGCGCTCAACAACTTCGTCAATGGTTTTGATGGTCTGCAAGTGGCCCAAACCTGGTCGAAGACAGGGCTTCAGGCTGGATTAGCGCGATCGGAGAAACATCACGAGATCTGGATGCCCCTGGCAGTCCAAGTCGGCATGTTTGCCCCCGTTCCCCAAAAGCCAGACCTGATTCCACCGGAGCAGATGGAACGGGTGGTGGTCAGCAAGTCGATTCCTGGCAGTGAAGCGATGGTGAGCAGCGATCGCCCTGAACTCTCCCCTGAACTGATCGTAAGCGATCGCTCTGATGACCGCTAG
- a CDS encoding DUF6464 family protein, which produces MVIALLILLIGLSPSIASWLVLRRADARAQARLQLALDSLASRGLPSLEHHPDRQYVEGLGYVMGDISCRFNARSPYVRCAVNPTGPCQDCRAYESTLLE; this is translated from the coding sequence ATGGTGATTGCACTGCTCATTCTCTTGATTGGACTCTCGCCATCCATTGCCTCTTGGCTCGTCCTGCGCCGGGCCGATGCCCGTGCCCAGGCACGGCTGCAATTAGCCCTCGACTCGCTGGCATCTCGGGGGCTGCCATCCCTAGAACACCACCCCGATCGCCAGTATGTGGAAGGCTTGGGCTATGTGATGGGTGATATCAGTTGTCGTTTTAATGCGCGATCGCCCTATGTGCGCTGTGCCGTGAATCCTACCGGCCCCTGCCAGGATTGCCGCGCCTACGAATCGACACTGCTGGAGTAG
- a CDS encoding glycosyltransferase family 1 protein, with translation MSNLAGVNVLVDGYNLQLSQGTGIKTYGISLVRSLKDLGADVNVLYGRNIPSLKDASLEEVLFFDVNEGPHRYLDGSYLKRSARLMLDVGRTLSHQSFTARPIDVGQVVIRGSVRGSFMASITNLLDITGTYNLPGCYRTASALFRLGLAMGVTLPKKVDIFHATYTLPMTVPGAKKITTIHDLIPLRLPYTTLDNKRLFYKVVKRCLKDSALVVTVSEHSKRDMVDLFDVHPDKIQVTYQPIALEPLDKTPEEIQRYIKRFRIEHKNYILFVGAIEPKKNLGRLIDAYARLETDTQFVIVGKRGWLWENEIGAIDTIFGVDVAKAKFRILDYVTTEDLRHLYAGATCLAFPSLYEGFGLPPLEAMSFGCPVITSNVSSLPEVCGEAALYVDPYSVSDIEQKLSQLLGDEALQKDLAKAGRQNAERFSLERYNERLQQAYQLVL, from the coding sequence ATGAGCAACTTAGCGGGAGTGAATGTTTTAGTTGATGGTTATAACCTGCAACTCAGCCAAGGAACTGGCATCAAAACCTATGGGATTAGCTTGGTGCGATCGCTCAAAGACCTAGGCGCAGACGTCAACGTGCTCTATGGGCGTAATATTCCTAGCTTAAAAGATGCATCCTTGGAGGAGGTCTTATTCTTTGATGTAAATGAAGGCCCCCATCGATATTTAGATGGATCTTATCTGAAGCGATCGGCCCGCTTGATGCTGGATGTTGGCCGCACCCTTAGCCACCAGTCGTTTACTGCCCGCCCGATTGATGTAGGGCAGGTGGTAATACGTGGCTCTGTGCGGGGTAGTTTTATGGCCTCAATCACGAATTTGCTGGATATTACAGGAACCTATAACCTGCCTGGCTGCTACCGAACGGCCTCTGCTCTATTCCGTCTAGGGCTTGCCATGGGCGTCACATTGCCGAAGAAGGTTGATATTTTCCACGCCACCTATACCCTGCCGATGACGGTGCCCGGTGCCAAGAAAATCACCACCATCCACGATCTGATTCCCCTGCGCTTGCCCTATACCACCTTGGACAATAAGCGGCTGTTTTATAAGGTTGTGAAACGCTGTCTCAAGGATTCTGCTCTAGTCGTTACCGTATCTGAACATTCCAAGCGAGATATGGTGGATTTATTCGATGTCCATCCCGATAAGATTCAGGTAACGTATCAGCCCATTGCCCTGGAGCCGTTAGATAAAACACCGGAAGAGATCCAGCGCTATATCAAACGGTTTCGCATTGAGCATAAAAACTACATTTTGTTTGTGGGGGCGATCGAACCCAAGAAAAATCTGGGCCGGTTGATTGATGCCTATGCTCGGTTAGAAACCGATACGCAGTTTGTGATTGTGGGTAAGCGAGGCTGGCTGTGGGAAAACGAAATCGGCGCGATCGACACCATTTTTGGGGTAGACGTAGCCAAAGCAAAGTTTCGTATTCTCGATTATGTCACCACGGAAGATCTGCGCCATCTCTACGCCGGGGCAACCTGCCTAGCATTTCCTTCGCTATACGAAGGCTTTGGGCTCCCGCCGCTGGAGGCCATGTCCTTTGGTTGTCCGGTCATCACCTCCAACGTGTCGTCGCTGCCGGAGGTTTGCGGGGAAGCGGCGCTTTATGTAGACCCCTACAGTGTGTCGGATATTGAGCAGAAGCTATCCCAACTCTTGGGCGACGAAGCCTTGCAAAAGGATCTAGCCAAAGCTGGCAGGCAAAATGCAGAGCGGTTTAGCCTAGAGCGCTATAACGAACGTCTGCAGCAGGCCTACCAGCTCGTGCTTTAG
- a CDS encoding sulfotransferase family 2 domain-containing protein encodes MSPIPYKLQPHDTLCFVHVPKTAGTTLISLLDAKFHHQDICPSQLWCHLATAPFLSSNYRLIRGHFTWDDYTQYVASPVFISMFRDPVQRTISEYNFMNDYPDSWKHQQEHVDAVYQFKHQAGVALETRIKLQQRAIATDLDSFVRDPFVQEAMRDPHLRAMATATTDASQAPTENLLDIATKRLDDLVFFGILEDFRASMALLSYSFGWYPIVQYQKLMIAKTSDYLQGVSSGTLDCLRDMNQGDLVLYDRAVEQFRDRFRQMQTTLEATYGSPDSQTQTAPESWLERHYIDCYTAHQHTKIHQLDLTFDQPISGTGWHLREGNADTDTLFRWTGPATESTLDLPLASGQDLTLRMKVVGGITPEVVNGLTLTVGDRPIPLTKVCHVQDDGLFLVIYQGTIPQSVIESDRPFTRLRFQVPRTQSLQSLDPSNPDYRPVGLAVNQIRLSPRVEPLAEGDRPFLFPLDDVYWRETAQFVRQHWLTSEKIVAPIEFAEYFPGQLTPYLHIVKEPMGPTQWVIIHKGQISSLPLHLFSAMKTWTLVFANPVFAVLTAHENWNALDPANHADANAYHQAVLARLESAAIAP; translated from the coding sequence ATGAGTCCGATTCCCTACAAGCTTCAGCCTCACGATACGCTGTGTTTTGTTCACGTGCCCAAAACCGCAGGAACCACCCTCATCTCCCTGCTAGACGCCAAGTTCCACCATCAAGACATTTGTCCATCTCAGCTTTGGTGTCACCTGGCCACCGCTCCGTTCCTTTCCTCAAACTATCGGTTAATTCGCGGTCATTTCACCTGGGATGACTACACCCAATATGTGGCATCCCCCGTATTTATTTCCATGTTTCGAGATCCCGTGCAGCGCACTATCTCGGAATACAATTTCATGAACGACTACCCCGATTCATGGAAACATCAGCAAGAACACGTAGACGCCGTCTATCAGTTCAAGCATCAGGCTGGCGTGGCCCTCGAAACCAGAATTAAGCTACAGCAGCGAGCGATCGCCACCGATCTAGACAGCTTTGTGCGCGATCCCTTCGTGCAAGAGGCCATGCGCGACCCCCACCTGCGAGCCATGGCCACCGCCACCACCGATGCCAGCCAGGCCCCCACGGAAAATCTGCTTGATATTGCCACAAAACGCCTTGACGATCTGGTCTTTTTTGGCATCTTGGAGGATTTTCGGGCGTCCATGGCGCTGCTGTCCTACAGCTTTGGCTGGTATCCAATTGTGCAATACCAGAAGCTGATGATTGCCAAGACATCCGACTACCTCCAAGGTGTATCGAGCGGTACCCTCGACTGCCTGCGCGACATGAACCAGGGCGATCTGGTTCTCTACGATCGTGCCGTTGAGCAGTTTCGCGATCGCTTCCGCCAGATGCAGACCACCCTCGAAGCCACCTACGGATCGCCAGACTCCCAAACCCAGACGGCTCCAGAGTCTTGGCTAGAGCGTCATTACATCGACTGCTACACCGCTCACCAGCACACCAAAATCCATCAGCTTGACCTCACCTTTGACCAACCGATTTCCGGCACCGGCTGGCATTTGCGCGAGGGCAATGCGGACACCGATACGCTCTTCCGCTGGACTGGCCCTGCTACGGAATCTACCCTGGATCTACCCCTGGCCAGCGGCCAGGATCTCACCCTGCGCATGAAGGTCGTCGGCGGCATTACGCCAGAGGTCGTCAATGGTCTGACCCTCACCGTGGGCGATCGCCCCATTCCGCTCACCAAGGTCTGTCATGTTCAAGATGACGGTCTATTTCTGGTGATCTACCAAGGCACCATTCCCCAAAGCGTGATTGAGAGCGATCGCCCCTTCACCCGCCTGCGCTTCCAGGTGCCGCGTACGCAATCCCTGCAATCCTTGGATCCTAGCAATCCCGACTACCGCCCCGTAGGGCTGGCCGTGAACCAGATCCGCCTTAGCCCCAGGGTCGAACCGTTAGCCGAGGGCGATCGCCCCTTCTTGTTTCCTCTAGATGACGTGTATTGGCGAGAAACGGCGCAGTTTGTTCGTCAGCACTGGCTCACGAGCGAAAAAATTGTTGCCCCCATAGAATTCGCCGAGTATTTTCCAGGGCAACTGACGCCCTATCTACACATCGTGAAAGAGCCGATGGGCCCTACCCAGTGGGTGATTATCCATAAAGGACAGATATCCTCCCTACCGCTGCATCTGTTTTCCGCGATGAAGACTTGGACACTAGTCTTTGCCAACCCGGTGTTCGCCGTCCTCACCGCCCATGAAAACTGGAACGCGTTAGACCCCGCCAACCATGCCGACGCCAACGCCTATCACCAAGCCGTCCTGGCAAGGTTGGAGTCTGCAGCGATCGCTCCCTAA
- a CDS encoding PIN domain-containing protein: MAQAAILIDTGLMVAFYDSADRHHDAVVKFFATCTSQLITTVGCVTEVMWLLASDWRVQNEFLAHLSCGIYNCEPLLPEDFSRIAELNAQYADLPGDFSDLALVAISERCHIAAIATLDKDFDVYRRYRKQPFERVFRP; this comes from the coding sequence ATGGCACAGGCGGCTATTTTGATTGACACGGGACTGATGGTCGCCTTCTACGATTCTGCTGATCGCCATCACGACGCTGTGGTAAAGTTTTTTGCAACTTGCACCAGCCAACTGATAACCACGGTGGGCTGTGTGACGGAGGTTATGTGGCTGCTAGCGTCAGACTGGCGGGTGCAGAATGAGTTTTTGGCTCATTTGTCCTGTGGGATCTACAACTGCGAGCCATTGCTACCTGAAGATTTCTCGCGTATTGCTGAGTTGAATGCCCAGTATGCTGATTTGCCAGGAGATTTTTCTGATTTAGCGCTGGTAGCGATTTCTGAACGCTGTCATATTGCAGCTATTGCAACGCTAGACAAAGACTTTGATGTTTACCGACGCTACCGCAAGCAACCCTTTGAGCGTGTATTTCGCCCTTGA